GAGGGGCTGCTGGGCTGCAGCACAACTTCCCAGCAGAGGTCAGAGGCTCAGGGGCCCCTCCGGGGATTTTCAGTCTTGAGTTGATAATCAACCTGACTGGAGAAGGCAGAAGGAACTTTGTGAGCACTACCCACGCACGCACACTCCTGGACAGGCaacacgcgcacacacacgcgTTCTTAACGCACGCCGTACTGGTTCAGAAAACCCTGACCCAGGCGgtttcttgttgttttgttttttttaacggCACAGTCCACACTGCATTTCCCCGGATTGATCCACTAGGAGCTGGAAAACCCCAGAAGGGCCCCTTAGCCCCAGATGATTGCCGGGAAGTTGAGCCAAGGTCCACTTCCCCTCCCGCTAACCTCCCCTCGCTGGCTCCCCACCAACTCCCCTCCCGGGAGTTCTCCGCGCTCGCCCAGGCCCCTCCCAGCTGGGGATCCGCTTTGCTGCACTTTGCTGCACTTTCCCGCACTCTGCTGCCGGGTCACCAGGAGCGCTGGTGAGGAGGGGCCTCCACAGCCCCGTCGGCCCTTTCCCCAGGAGACCTTTTTGTCACCAGACCCGGAGGAATCTCCAGGACCAACCCTCCAAAGCCCACATCCTGCCGGATGGCCGCTGACATGGGGACCGGAGACGGAGGCGAGGTGGCCGCTGcagccccccagcccacccacatCGATGTGCACATCCACCAGGAGTCCGCTCTGGCCAAGCTGCTGCTGAGCGGGTGCTCCTTGCTGCGGGCTAGGGCGTGCCCCCGGGGCGCCGACCCCCAGACAGGGCACCTGCTGCTGGTGGCATCCTGGGTGAGTATGGCTGTCCCTACAAGGCGCCACAGAGTGGGACTGGGGGACGCGGTGGGCGTCCAAGTCTCCACATATCAGGCCAAGGAGGACCCCCCTTCTTGCTGGTCACGCACTCTGCCTGCCTCTCTCTGATGAGGACGCTGAACTAACTCTTCCTCCTTACTGGAAATCAAGTTCACGGGTGCTCTGCTTCCaagtttgttttttcactttttgaaCTCTCTGCAAAAGCTGTGGCTAAGGTAGGCTGCAGGCTAAAGGGATATGAAGCCGCCACGGaccttttcccccaccccacccctgggtggcttcctcatctgtctgctcctAGTTTTTGCTCCATGTCTGCTTgtggtttgtttgtcttctttaggaggcattgggaacccaacccaggatctcctatgtgggagggggcaaccaattgcctgagccacatccgttccccagTCACTGACCTTTTAAAGTCCCAATTGTTTGGACCCTACATCTTTTCCCCCAAACCAGGTTCAAAgtgggttggcttctctttctttctctctctctctctcagttttAACCACTAATTCCTGGCTGGAGTGGTCAAGACCTCACAGTTACTCTTAGCTTTGAGGGCAGAGGGTTGATACTGTGCTCAGGAATCTGGACCTAGTTTCTTGGTCTTTCAGGTGGTGCAGATCGTGCTGGGAGCCTTGACCGGGGTCCTGGGAGGACTCCTGTACATCTGCGGATACTCCGAACTACTGAGCTCAGGAGCTGCCATCTGGACAGGGGTTGTGGTGAGTGGGGCAGGAGAGAGGGTGGTCCGGCGACCTCCTGTCTAAGAAGCTGGCATCTCATTATTATCTTCAtcgccatcaccatcaccattggACTATAGAAGACTAGCAATCAAAAACACCTGAAATTATCTAGATCAAATCCTGTTTCTACAGACGAATAAATAAATGACCGAAAGAAGTGAAGTGGTGTGTCCAAAGTCACATGCTCGGTTTGCCCAAGTTCCTGTCCAATGCTAGGGCCGGCTGCCTCTTTCCACCTTCCAGAGCAAATATCAGTTGAGGATGTGGGGACCTGGTTACTGCCATCCAGAAGCTGCACTGAGACAGGGGAGGCAGGGCATGTCGGAGACGATGTGGTCCACGAGGGAGTGCCAGCTCTTCCTCTTTGTCTCCTATTGTCCTGTGCAGGTCCTGCACGCAGCAGGGATTCAGTGGGGGTCACTTGACAGTTGTGATAACTGTGAACAGATGGGTGTGCACAATCTGCAATAAGAGCTTCATGGGCTGACGTCATGGTAGGACCGAGGACCTCTTAGGCACGCTCACACCCTTGGGATACCAGTGGGACACACATATTTATTGAGAGAGGGGCAAAATCTAATCATGCTCATCCATCCAGTGGTGAAAACCACTCAGAATTAGTTCTAGAACAGCCACACAGCGTTTGGATCCATCTGTCCATGGGGATGTCCTAGAGTCCTCTTCTTGAAGTGGGATGGATTGGTGAGTGCTGTTAGGAGGGGGCCCCTGAGGCTGCACAAAGCCTCATATAGTCTAGACTGCATTGAGACCTTCTTCAAAAACCTATGATGGCATGATTACTCGCAGATGCACCCCCCACATCCCACTGTCCTTGGAAATTTCAGAAGCACCTGGTGATGCTTAAAATAAAGGTTTTGGGGAAGAGGATATTCAAGCTTGACCTTGGCCACAGGCACTTTTAGACACCTCAAAAATAATGTTCTGCAGCCTCAGGAGTTTTATCCAGGCCTCAACACCCTCACCTAGTATTTTACTACTAGCAAAAGAGCCTAGCTCAAATCTTTGAGCCAATCTGCAGTGCCCTGGGGAGCAGCCTGCAGGCCAGTCAGCTCTATTGGCAGAAGTCACCGAGGGAACTAGAAGGTGGTCATCGAGGGGAATTGCATTTCCTGTGCTAACTGTGCTCCTGGATTAATTTCTCCCCAGGCTGTGCTGGCTGGAGCTCTTGCCTTCATTCATGAGAAACACGGTGGCAAGTGCTGGGTGAGTCCAAGTGCTGGGTGAGTCCAGAGCTGGAAGCAGGCTCCTGGGCAGGAGGCCACCCTGAGCTTCCTGCCCGCATCACTCTCCAGCTCCATGGGGCCTTGCTGGACTCCAGGAGAGACTGTGGATCCACCCAAATTTCCCTTTGCCTTCTTTCCTCACCAGGGCTTCCTGAGGATCCTGTTCTCCCTGGCAGCTTTCTCCACCTCTGTTGCTGCTATTCACATTTGGGCTAATGGTTATAATACACCTTTCTATAGAGGAAGCTATGTCTGTGGAGGCTCCTCGAGTGAGTGGGTCACCCAGGACCCTAGCACTATGAAACCAGAAGAATTCAGAAGGCTAAACTTGTGTTTCTCCTACGTGAGCATGCTGCAAGTAAGTGACCAAGGGGAAGAGGCAGCCGCAGGTGGTGGGGAATTCCCTAGACCTGTTTATTCCCCATGCTGCAGGCTTGGGGATGAAGGGTGAAGAGACTGCAGGTAATGAGGAGCCAGAAGACAGTGCAGGGATGGTAATGGTCCCTCTTGTGCTACAGCTTTGGTCTTCTGTCCCCAGAACCTGTTCTTCTGCCTTCGGGTCATGCTTTTGAGTATCTGGATTACGCAGATTGTGGCTTTTCTGGCCCCCCTGGGTCTTTGCTGCTGGAGAATCCTCCTACCTAAGAAGGTAAGTCCGTACACTGTGTCTGCATGTTTTGGGGGCGGCAAGACTGCTCAGAGGAGACAGGAATGGAAGGCTTGGGGATAC
This window of the Dasypus novemcinctus isolate mDasNov1 chromosome 5, mDasNov1.1.hap2, whole genome shotgun sequence genome carries:
- the TMEM176A gene encoding transmembrane protein 176A; this translates as MAADMGTGDGGEVAAAAPQPTHIDVHIHQESALAKLLLSGCSLLRARACPRGADPQTGHLLLVASWVVQIVLGALTGVLGGLLYICGYSELLSSGAAIWTGVVAVLAGALAFIHEKHGGKCWGFLRILFSLAAFSTSVAAIHIWANGYNTPFYRGSYVCGGSSSEWVTQDPSTMKPEEFRRLNLCFSYVSMLQNLFFCLRVMLLSIWITQIVAFLAPLGLCCWRILLPKKEKDRKELLQVGSSPMSI